One window from the genome of Tolypothrix sp. NIES-4075 encodes:
- a CDS encoding response regulator: MTQQNRYYSWLKLCIKQPMPGKLPIIIAIGTSLITILLWQGLIAKEKEQIEQLIEQQSSAVKTEITAQLKNRVQVLERMANRSSIRTGNTRQEWEADAKYFIRNYSGFQAIEWVDSSYQVRWIVPITGNEADNNLNLRVAPQRRTILNHALTNQKIIVTQSINLVEGAKVFYIYFTLRNEQKHHGFIIGFLKVKSLIDPIVKEKELHKYTISIFDGYQEIYNNNYENKQHHQKWSYQTEIDFYNAKWQVRIKPTQKLLNKAQSYLPTVVLIGGLLGGWLLALAVYFAQKTLMRTKQLEKAKQQLEREITEHKHTESTLREREQQLQEFIIQRQHAESALLLSQIRLRLLNNIATNITSGMSVTQVISHTVEQVSKYFQTLRVAFSTINEQGMLKVVHSVEPEGMPRITGFVVDLSTAGDYFQALISGKTMIIEDVTQDERLVSLVPRMLAGNTQAVLEIPLRDSDGLTGLLCFDSAEPRQWSEHEIATLTEVANYLTIVIKDAEAQQKRKRVEAELRENEASVRSLYEVAADRSRNFEQRIQRLLAMGCRTFDLDFGILARIESASYEIIMARSPNNSLTCGDTFDLKQTFCSEILNTDEPLTVDRYNISSWQNHPAYSKLRIESYIGTRVLVAGKLYCTLCFWSRARRYKPFKSSDKELLKLMAQWLGSEIERHQAQTALQQQFQRTLLFKQITQEIRQRLSAKEIFQTTAIQIGQTFGVNRCAIHEYISTPIPHIKVMAEYLEPGYISLLGLEFPVIDNPYLEKLLAQDLALVSPDVYSEPLLKPVESICREIKLKSNLAIRTSYQEESNGLIALHQCDRFRSWTSDEIELLESVAAQVGIALAQANLLEQETKQRQELTVKNLALEQATREAEAANRAKSEFLAMMSHEIRTPMNAVIGMTGLLLDMELTEQQQDFVETIRSSSDVLLAVINDILDFSKIESGKLNLEKHPFNLRNCIEEALDLLAPQAAAKSIDLAYLIDPQTPTTIVGDNTRLRQILVNLLSNAIKFTEVGEVVVSVTAKQIEEGERNKKNLYPLTPVSTHTETCPSDWLPFSLSPDFCKKSTYYEIQFAVRDTGIGIPKEQIKRLFKPFSQVDASTTRRYGGTGLGLAISKRLSKMMGGWMWVESCIDIGSTFYFTLVAESAPSEMVDLQGLQSNLVGKRLLVVDDSAINRQIIALQAYNWGMIVQAAKSGLQALEFITSQEQFDIAVLDMHMSQMDGLSLAERIHSLPGCEEMPLVILSSVGKITQKELGTKAEFIAVLSKPIRQSHLYDVLIRLLCRQRICVLPLPFSPPIFNSRISQELPLRILLVEDIALNQKVALQMLQRLGYRADVANNGLEALAALRRQSYDLVFMDVQMPEMDGLEATRCICEEWSQCDRPWIIATTAHAMQGDKEQCLSAGMNDYISKPIRVEALIQSLENYKRLRQSDFTSAIETSDVNQEKLVFRQEIVYKNVAPAIDAETFQGLKQMTGNDAEMMAEIIDSYLEDAPQRLSAIALAFEQKDAALLRSTAHSLRSLSVTIGAMPLALLCSQLEVMGRAETISVSTLVLQLEKEYQRVETALQLQHSPEAK; encoded by the coding sequence GTGACTCAACAAAATAGATATTATTCCTGGCTAAAACTTTGTATTAAACAACCGATGCCAGGAAAGTTACCAATTATAATTGCAATTGGTACTTCACTTATAACTATTTTACTTTGGCAAGGACTAATTGCTAAAGAAAAAGAGCAAATTGAACAACTAATTGAACAGCAATCATCTGCTGTAAAAACGGAAATTACAGCACAGTTAAAAAATCGTGTTCAAGTACTAGAGCGGATGGCAAATCGCTCTTCAATTCGTACTGGTAATACTAGGCAGGAGTGGGAAGCGGATGCAAAGTATTTCATCAGAAATTACAGTGGTTTTCAGGCGATAGAGTGGGTAGATTCTTCATATCAAGTCCGCTGGATTGTACCTATAACAGGTAACGAAGCCGATAATAATTTGAATTTGAGAGTTGCTCCGCAACGACGAACTATTTTAAATCATGCTCTTACAAATCAAAAAATAATTGTTACTCAGTCTATAAATTTAGTTGAAGGGGCTAAGGTATTTTATATTTACTTTACTTTGCGTAATGAGCAGAAACATCATGGATTTATTATTGGTTTTTTGAAAGTTAAATCGTTAATTGATCCGATTGTTAAAGAGAAAGAATTACATAAATATACAATTAGTATTTTCGACGGATATCAAGAAATTTACAATAATAATTATGAGAATAAGCAACATCATCAAAAATGGAGTTATCAAACAGAAATTGACTTTTATAATGCTAAATGGCAGGTGCGGATAAAGCCGACACAAAAGTTACTAAATAAGGCTCAATCGTATCTGCCAACGGTGGTATTAATTGGAGGGTTGCTCGGTGGTTGGCTGCTAGCATTGGCTGTTTATTTTGCCCAAAAAACTTTAATGCGGACAAAGCAGCTAGAAAAAGCAAAGCAGCAATTAGAGAGAGAAATTACCGAGCATAAGCATACAGAGTCAACTTTACGGGAAAGAGAGCAGCAATTACAAGAATTTATTATCCAGCGTCAGCACGCAGAGTCAGCACTGCTTTTAAGTCAAATTCGCTTGAGACTGCTGAATAATATTGCAACTAACATCACTTCCGGAATGTCTGTCACACAAGTAATTTCGCATACTGTCGAACAAGTTAGCAAGTATTTTCAAACTTTACGTGTGGCTTTCTCGACTATTAATGAGCAAGGGATGTTAAAGGTGGTTCATTCTGTGGAACCAGAAGGAATGCCACGAATTACAGGGTTTGTCGTTGACCTAAGTACTGCTGGTGATTATTTCCAGGCTTTAATTAGCGGTAAGACGATGATAATTGAAGACGTGACTCAAGATGAACGTTTGGTATCGTTAGTCCCTCGGATGTTGGCAGGTAACACTCAAGCTGTTTTGGAGATACCGTTACGAGATTCGGACGGACTAACAGGTTTACTTTGTTTTGATTCCGCAGAACCCCGACAGTGGAGCGAACATGAAATTGCTACGCTCACCGAAGTTGCGAATTACTTGACAATTGTCATTAAAGATGCTGAAGCTCAACAAAAGCGGAAACGAGTCGAAGCCGAACTGCGAGAAAATGAAGCATCGGTACGATCGCTTTATGAGGTAGCAGCAGATCGCAGCCGGAATTTTGAGCAACGCATCCAGAGACTGTTAGCAATGGGATGTCGAACATTTGATTTGGATTTCGGGATTTTGGCGCGAATTGAAAGCGCGAGCTATGAAATAATCATGGCGCGATCGCCAAACAATTCTCTAACTTGCGGAGATACTTTTGACCTCAAACAAACTTTTTGCTCGGAAATTTTAAACACTGATGAACCCTTAACTGTAGATCGTTACAATATTTCATCTTGGCAAAACCACCCAGCATACTCAAAGTTGAGAATAGAGTCCTACATCGGCACGCGAGTATTAGTGGCAGGTAAACTTTATTGCACCCTCTGCTTCTGGTCACGCGCTCGGCGATATAAACCATTTAAATCGTCAGACAAGGAACTTTTAAAGTTGATGGCGCAATGGCTTGGCAGCGAAATTGAGCGCCATCAAGCACAAACAGCCCTCCAACAACAATTTCAACGTACTTTACTATTCAAACAAATTACCCAAGAAATTCGCCAACGCCTAAGTGCCAAAGAAATTTTTCAGACTACTGCAATCCAAATTGGTCAAACGTTTGGCGTTAATCGTTGTGCTATTCATGAATATATTTCTACGCCAATTCCTCATATTAAGGTTATGGCTGAGTATTTAGAACCAGGCTATATATCACTGCTTGGTTTGGAATTTCCTGTTATCGACAATCCTTATTTGGAGAAGTTGTTAGCTCAAGACTTGGCGCTTGTTTCCCCAGATGTTTATAGTGAACCTCTGTTAAAACCTGTAGAATCTATCTGTCGCGAAATTAAATTAAAATCGAATTTAGCAATTCGGACATCCTACCAAGAGGAATCAAACGGGTTGATTGCATTGCATCAGTGCGATCGCTTTCGCTCTTGGACAAGCGATGAAATTGAGCTACTGGAATCTGTCGCTGCCCAAGTGGGAATTGCTCTTGCTCAAGCGAATCTCTTAGAACAGGAAACCAAACAACGTCAAGAACTCACCGTCAAAAATCTCGCCTTAGAACAAGCAACACGAGAAGCTGAAGCTGCTAACCGAGCCAAAAGCGAATTCTTAGCGATGATGAGTCACGAAATTCGTACCCCAATGAATGCAGTGATTGGGATGACAGGGCTGTTGCTGGATATGGAACTTACCGAGCAACAACAAGACTTTGTAGAAACTATTCGCAGCAGCAGCGATGTTTTGCTTGCCGTCATTAACGATATTTTAGACTTTTCCAAGATTGAGTCTGGTAAGTTGAACTTAGAGAAACATCCTTTTAACCTGCGGAATTGCATAGAAGAAGCTTTAGATTTATTAGCTCCTCAAGCAGCTGCGAAAAGCATAGATTTAGCGTACCTGATCGATCCGCAAACTCCCACCACAATTGTCGGAGATAATACGCGATTGCGGCAAATTTTAGTGAATTTACTCAGTAATGCAATTAAATTTACAGAAGTTGGCGAAGTCGTTGTTTCTGTAACAGCAAAACAAATTGAAGAGGGGGAAAGGAATAAGAAAAACCTTTACCCTTTAACGCCAGTTTCCACTCATACGGAGACTTGCCCAAGCGACTGGCTGCCTTTTAGCCTTTCACCTGACTTCTGCAAGAAGTCTACCTATTATGAAATTCAATTTGCGGTCAGGGATACTGGTATTGGCATTCCCAAAGAACAGATAAAGCGACTATTTAAGCCTTTTAGTCAAGTTGATGCTTCCACGACTCGTCGCTATGGCGGTACTGGATTGGGTTTAGCAATTAGCAAGCGCTTGAGCAAAATGATGGGCGGTTGGATGTGGGTAGAAAGCTGCATTGACATCGGATCTACATTTTATTTCACCCTCGTAGCTGAGTCCGCTCCCTCAGAAATGGTTGACCTTCAAGGTCTTCAATCAAATTTAGTTGGCAAACGGCTACTAGTAGTAGATGACAGCGCGATTAATCGCCAAATTATTGCTTTACAAGCTTATAACTGGGGCATGATTGTCCAAGCCGCTAAGTCGGGTTTGCAAGCTTTGGAATTTATTACATCACAAGAGCAATTTGATATTGCCGTTTTGGATATGCACATGTCCCAGATGGATGGTTTAAGTTTGGCAGAACGCATCCATTCTCTACCAGGGTGTGAAGAAATGCCGTTGGTAATACTGAGTTCTGTTGGTAAAATAACACAGAAAGAACTTGGCACAAAAGCTGAATTTATAGCCGTTCTAAGTAAACCTATTCGGCAATCGCATTTGTATGATGTATTAATTCGTTTGTTATGCAGGCAACGAATTTGTGTGCTACCTTTGCCGTTCTCACCGCCAATATTTAATTCGCGTATCAGCCAAGAGTTGCCGTTACGCATTTTGCTGGTAGAGGACATTGCTTTAAATCAGAAGGTAGCGCTACAAATGTTACAGCGGTTGGGCTACCGTGCGGATGTCGCGAATAATGGACTTGAAGCCCTGGCAGCTTTGCGTCGCCAGTCTTACGATCTAGTTTTCATGGATGTGCAAATGCCGGAAATGGACGGACTGGAAGCGACGCGGTGTATATGTGAGGAATGGTCGCAGTGCGATCGCCCTTGGATTATTGCTACAACCGCTCATGCGATGCAGGGCGATAAGGAACAGTGCCTCAGCGCCGGCATGAATGATTATATCAGCAAACCGATTCGAGTTGAGGCTCTGATCCAATCTTTGGAAAATTACAAACGCTTGCGGCAATCTGATTTCACTTCAGCTATTGAAACATCTGATGTCAACCAGGAAAAATTAGTTTTTCGGCAAGAAATAGTTTATAAAAATGTTGCACCAGCCATCGACGCGGAAACGTTTCAAGGTTTAAAACAAATGACAGGCAACGATGCAGAAATGATGGCAGAAATTATTGATAGCTATCTGGAAGATGCACCACAAAGATTGAGTGCGATCGCCCTAGCTTTTGAGCAAAAAGATGCGGCACTTTTACGCAGTACGGCTCATTCTTTAAGGTCTTTGAGTGTCACCATCGGGGCAATGCCTCTAGCTCTATTATGCTCTCAATTAGAAGTGATGGGACGCGCTGAAACTATCAGTGTTTCTACTCTGGTTTTACAACTTGAAAAAGAGTATCAACGGGTAGAAACTGCTTTGCAATTACAACATTCACCGGAGGCAAAATGA
- the pyrE gene encoding orotate phosphoribosyltransferase, protein MNYQAETFTQSDLWASTADLNILHQQLLDLFCRLAYQEGDFILSSGQASSYYINGKQVTLNPQGALAIGRILLSRLPENTQAVAGLTLGADPIVTAVSVVSAYENRPIPALIIRKEAKGHGTKAYIEGPTLPENATVVVLEDVVTTGRSAMKAVERLRDAGYTVTEVISLIDRLQGGAEFYQSVGLKFEAVFTIEDIQQRYQQLTD, encoded by the coding sequence ATGAATTATCAAGCTGAAACCTTTACCCAGTCTGACTTGTGGGCATCTACTGCCGATTTGAATATTCTGCACCAACAGTTGCTAGATTTATTTTGCCGACTGGCTTACCAAGAAGGTGATTTTATACTTTCTTCTGGGCAAGCGAGTTCTTATTACATCAATGGGAAGCAGGTAACACTTAATCCTCAAGGTGCTTTAGCTATTGGTCGCATTCTTCTATCCCGACTACCAGAAAATACGCAAGCTGTAGCCGGTTTGACATTGGGTGCAGATCCAATTGTCACAGCAGTGAGTGTGGTTTCTGCGTATGAAAATCGACCAATACCAGCGCTAATTATTCGCAAAGAAGCTAAAGGACACGGGACAAAAGCATATATTGAAGGTCCCACTTTGCCAGAGAATGCAACAGTAGTGGTTTTGGAAGATGTCGTGACTACAGGGCGATCGGCGATGAAAGCGGTGGAACGACTTAGAGATGCAGGTTATACCGTTACTGAAGTAATTTCACTGATAGATCGCTTACAGGGTGGTGCTGAGTTTTATCAGTCGGTGGGGTTGAAGTTTGAAGCGGTGTTTACGATTGAGGATATTCAGCAAAGGTATCAGCAGCTTACTGATTAA
- a CDS encoding hemolysin family protein, protein MIGFPSLSLTDVGLRLLSVLLLIAINAFFVTAEFSIVTVRRSRIQQLVEAGDIQAIAVEILQRSIDRLLSTTQLGITLSSLALGWIGESTIVGLVGSWLESLPLPMGTSMFIAHSLSIPIAFFLIAYLQIILGELCPKSIAMLYSEQLARFLGPSVKAIVRFFSPFIWILNQSTRAIMRLFGIQYTGQSWLPPVTSKELQLIISTERESTGLQLSERELLNNVFEFGDVTAQAVMVPRTSIIALPKDATFNRLLTEMVATGHSRYPVIGESLDDIRGIIYFKDLAEPLAINKLTLQTHIQPWMRPARFVPEHMPLSELLPRMQQEKPAMAIVVNEFGGTVGLVTIQDVIAEIIGDASEAESSDDLLIKMLDEQTYLVQAQINLEDFNEVLHFNLPLTKKYQTLGGFLLYQLQKIPSMGETFNYNNLEFTVMSVTGPRLHQIQVRRLEEERGG, encoded by the coding sequence GTGATTGGTTTTCCTAGTTTAAGTTTGACAGATGTGGGGCTGCGATTGTTGTCAGTGCTGCTGCTGATAGCCATCAATGCTTTTTTTGTAACAGCCGAGTTTTCGATAGTGACAGTGAGGCGATCGCGCATTCAGCAGTTAGTCGAAGCTGGTGATATTCAGGCGATCGCTGTGGAAATTTTGCAACGTAGTATAGATAGATTGCTATCTACTACTCAGTTAGGCATTACTTTGTCTAGCTTGGCGTTGGGTTGGATTGGCGAAAGTACAATTGTCGGGTTAGTAGGTTCATGGCTGGAATCATTGCCTTTACCTATGGGGACGAGTATGTTTATCGCTCATTCCCTATCGATCCCGATCGCTTTTTTCTTAATCGCTTATCTACAAATTATTTTAGGGGAACTATGTCCCAAATCGATAGCCATGCTGTACTCAGAACAGCTAGCGCGGTTTTTGGGACCTTCAGTAAAAGCGATCGTTAGATTTTTCAGCCCCTTTATCTGGATTCTCAACCAATCAACTCGCGCCATCATGCGATTGTTTGGCATTCAGTATACAGGACAAAGCTGGCTACCACCTGTTACCTCAAAAGAACTGCAACTGATTATCTCTACAGAACGAGAATCTACTGGTTTGCAGCTTTCAGAACGAGAATTGCTTAATAATGTGTTTGAATTTGGTGATGTAACAGCACAAGCAGTGATGGTTCCCCGCACCAGCATTATAGCTTTGCCCAAAGATGCCACCTTCAACAGATTGCTGACTGAAATGGTAGCGACTGGTCACTCTCGCTATCCTGTCATCGGCGAATCTTTAGACGATATTCGCGGCATTATTTATTTTAAAGATTTGGCAGAACCTTTAGCTATTAACAAGCTGACATTACAGACACATATCCAGCCTTGGATGCGTCCTGCGCGGTTTGTGCCAGAACATATGCCTTTAAGTGAATTATTGCCCCGGATGCAGCAAGAGAAACCAGCAATGGCGATCGTCGTGAATGAATTTGGCGGTACTGTGGGACTAGTAACCATTCAAGATGTCATTGCCGAAATTATCGGCGACGCAAGCGAAGCCGAAAGTAGCGACGACTTGTTAATCAAGATGTTAGATGAACAAACATATTTGGTGCAAGCACAAATCAACTTAGAAGACTTTAACGAAGTCTTGCACTTCAATTTGCCTTTAACTAAAAAATATCAGACATTAGGTGGCTTTTTGCTCTACCAATTGCAGAAAATTCCTTCTATGGGGGAAACCTTCAATTATAACAATCTAGAGTTTACCGTCATGTCCGTCACAGGACCACGCCTGCACCAAATCCAAGTGCGACGCCTTGAAGAGGAGAGGGGGGGATGA
- a CDS encoding Gfo/Idh/MocA family protein, whose translation MQNSMSVAEPNPYIQRNQPRPIRIGVIGVGNMGQHHTRVLSSMKDVELVGVSDINVERGLETASKYKARFFEDYCDLLPHVDAVCVAVPTRLHYAVGINCLLAGIHVLMEKPIAASISEAESLVNAAAESQCILQVGHIERFSPAFQELSKVLKTEEVLALEAHRMNPYSDRANDVSVVLDLMIHDIDLLLELAASPVVKLTASGSRAQDSGYLDYVTATLGFANGIVATLTASKITHRKIRRISAHCKNSFTEADFLKNEILIHRHSIANSMMDHRQVFYKQDGLIEQVYTSNIDKLGAELEHFVNCVHGGNQPSVGGEQALKALRLASLIEQMALEDKVWNPLEWQSEHLVQSLSPTV comes from the coding sequence GTGCAAAATAGCATGTCAGTGGCAGAACCGAATCCATATATACAACGAAACCAGCCACGACCGATCCGCATAGGCGTGATTGGGGTGGGTAACATGGGACAACATCACACGCGTGTACTCAGTTCAATGAAAGACGTTGAACTGGTCGGGGTGTCAGATATTAATGTCGAGCGAGGGTTAGAAACCGCCAGCAAATATAAGGCGCGTTTCTTTGAAGATTACTGTGACTTACTGCCTCATGTAGATGCAGTTTGTGTCGCGGTTCCCACGCGCTTGCATTATGCCGTCGGCATCAACTGTCTTTTGGCAGGAATTCATGTTTTGATGGAAAAGCCGATCGCCGCAAGCATTTCTGAGGCAGAATCCTTAGTAAATGCCGCTGCTGAATCTCAATGTATCCTGCAAGTAGGTCACATTGAGCGTTTTAGTCCAGCTTTCCAAGAATTGAGCAAAGTGCTGAAAACAGAGGAAGTGCTGGCTCTAGAAGCTCACCGCATGAATCCTTACTCAGACCGGGCAAACGATGTGTCAGTTGTGTTGGATCTGATGATCCACGACATTGACCTACTTTTAGAATTAGCCGCATCCCCAGTAGTGAAGTTGACGGCTAGTGGTAGTCGCGCCCAAGACTCTGGCTATTTAGATTATGTCACAGCTACCTTGGGGTTTGCTAATGGCATTGTCGCTACCCTCACAGCCAGCAAAATCACTCATCGTAAAATTCGCCGCATTTCTGCTCATTGCAAAAACTCGTTTACAGAAGCAGATTTTCTTAAAAATGAAATTTTGATTCATCGGCACAGTATTGCCAATTCAATGATGGATCATCGACAAGTCTTTTACAAGCAGGATGGTTTAATAGAACAAGTCTACACCAGTAATATTGATAAGCTAGGTGCAGAATTAGAGCATTTTGTCAACTGTGTACATGGTGGCAATCAACCTTCAGTTGGTGGCGAACAAGCGCTAAAAGCTCTCAGATTGGCAAGTTTAATTGAACAAATGGCTTTGGAAGATAAAGTTTGGAACCCATTAGAGTGGCAATCTGAACATTTGGTTCAATCATTGTCTCCTACAGTTTAA
- a CDS encoding DedA family protein, with amino-acid sequence MGDWIKNTIESLGYLGIAALMFVENLFPPIPSELIMPLAGYSANLPEAKLNVIGVFFAGLCGSVLGGLVWYYPGKFLGEERLKVLADKYGKWITVSSKDITKAKRWFDKQGSKAVLIGRLVPGVRTLISVPAGISNMPLLPFLFYTTLGSAAWVGLLTYSGYVLGSQYELVDKYLAPVSKIVLGCLALAFIFWVVKRKRKNRRK; translated from the coding sequence ATGGGAGATTGGATCAAAAACACGATTGAATCCCTAGGTTACTTGGGAATAGCGGCGCTGATGTTTGTGGAAAATCTCTTTCCCCCGATCCCATCAGAACTAATCATGCCACTGGCGGGATATAGTGCGAATCTACCAGAAGCAAAACTCAACGTTATTGGCGTATTTTTTGCGGGGCTATGTGGTTCTGTATTGGGTGGATTAGTTTGGTACTACCCAGGCAAATTTTTGGGCGAAGAGCGTTTGAAAGTTTTGGCTGACAAGTATGGCAAGTGGATAACTGTATCTAGCAAAGATATCACTAAGGCAAAACGCTGGTTTGATAAGCAAGGTAGCAAAGCGGTATTGATTGGTCGCCTTGTGCCGGGAGTTCGCACATTAATTTCTGTGCCCGCAGGAATTAGCAATATGCCGTTGTTGCCTTTCCTATTTTACACAACTTTGGGTAGCGCTGCTTGGGTAGGTTTGCTAACATACTCTGGATACGTGTTGGGTAGTCAGTACGAACTTGTGGATAAGTACCTTGCGCCTGTATCTAAAATCGTGCTTGGGTGTCTTGCTCTAGCATTTATTTTTTGGGTAGTCAAGCGCAAGCGAAAAAACAGGAGAAAATGA
- a CDS encoding ParM/StbA family protein — translation MTDQPSAATPMNAAAIPMNRVSASTPLNAANNVPKPGIGMVTGKAILSVDLGRTSTKTCVSREPNNVMFVPANVKQMTMEQVRGGVFEARATDPLMDLWLEYQGNGYAVGQLAADFGANLGVGQSKVEDALIKVLACAGYFKLKDEISVILGLPFLSLEQFEREKAQLISQVSGPHVMNFRGEAVNLTVSKVWVMPEGYGSLLWCEAQPKKGPGVPDFTKVSVAIVDIGHQTIDCLMVDNFRFARGASKSEDFAMSKFYEIVAKEIEGADSQSLALISAVNKPKGDRFYRPKGASKPTNLDDFLPNLTEQFSRQICDRVLAWLPERVTDVILTGGGGEFFWEDMQRLLKEAKINAHLAAPSRQANALGQYIYGEAQISSSRSARA, via the coding sequence ATGACAGACCAACCTTCCGCCGCTACTCCAATGAATGCCGCTGCTATCCCCATGAATAGAGTGTCGGCATCTACCCCGCTAAATGCTGCTAATAATGTTCCCAAGCCTGGTATAGGTATGGTTACAGGGAAAGCGATTCTTAGTGTTGATTTAGGTAGAACTTCCACCAAGACTTGTGTAAGTCGCGAACCGAACAATGTGATGTTCGTGCCCGCTAACGTCAAGCAAATGACTATGGAACAAGTGCGTGGTGGCGTTTTTGAGGCACGCGCTACTGACCCGTTAATGGATCTGTGGCTGGAGTATCAAGGCAATGGCTATGCTGTTGGTCAACTAGCAGCAGATTTTGGAGCAAATCTGGGAGTCGGTCAATCTAAGGTTGAAGATGCACTAATAAAAGTTTTGGCTTGTGCTGGCTACTTCAAGCTGAAAGATGAAATCTCAGTTATTCTCGGTCTGCCTTTTCTTTCTTTAGAGCAATTTGAAAGAGAAAAAGCACAACTGATTAGCCAAGTGAGCGGTCCCCATGTGATGAACTTCCGGGGAGAAGCTGTGAACTTGACTGTCAGCAAGGTTTGGGTAATGCCAGAAGGCTATGGCAGTCTTTTATGGTGTGAAGCTCAACCGAAAAAAGGACCGGGAGTTCCAGATTTTACCAAAGTTTCGGTGGCGATCGTTGATATCGGACATCAAACTATCGATTGTTTAATGGTGGATAACTTCCGTTTCGCTCGCGGTGCTTCTAAGAGCGAAGACTTTGCGATGAGCAAGTTTTATGAAATAGTCGCCAAAGAGATTGAAGGAGCGGATAGTCAGTCTCTAGCGTTAATTTCGGCTGTGAACAAGCCCAAAGGCGATCGCTTTTATCGTCCTAAAGGTGCTAGCAAGCCAACTAACCTAGATGATTTTCTCCCCAACCTGACAGAGCAGTTTTCTCGTCAGATATGCGATCGCGTGCTAGCATGGCTGCCAGAACGTGTTACTGATGTGATTCTCACTGGCGGTGGTGGTGAGTTCTTCTGGGAAGATATGCAACGGCTGCTCAAAGAAGCAAAAATTAATGCCCACCTAGCTGCTCCCTCTCGCCAAGCTAACGCTTTAGGGCAGTATATTTATGGAGAAGCACAGATTTCTTCGAGTCGCTCCGCTAGGGCTTAA